One window of the Sulfitobacter alexandrii genome contains the following:
- a CDS encoding S41 family peptidase, whose protein sequence is MKKFLMVALGGTVAGVVATTQIAAPLLAQEAAKTENVYEQLDLFGDIFERIRAQYVEEVDSSDLIEAAINGMLTSLDPHSSYLSPKDALKMREQTRGEFGGLGIEVTQEDGFVKVVSPIDGTPADEAGVEAGDFITHVDGESLLGLALDDAVELMRGPVGSEIVITVVREGEQEPFDVSIVRDTIELTVVRSRIEGDTVVLRLSTFNEQTYPKMKEAIEEQVEKAGGIENVNGFVIDLRNNPGGLLNQAIAVSDAFLEEGEIVSTRGRDADDGDRVNATPGDLSMGKPLVVLINGGSASASEIVAGALQDHRRAVVIGTKSFGKGSVQTVMPLRGDGAMRLTTARYYTPSGRSIQALGVSPDIIVAQPPIRPESEEEEDTPRRLLRSEADLRGSLNNDSLTEDQIKQIEEDRAKAEKSAELRDEDYQLAYAIDILKGLSALGPND, encoded by the coding sequence ATGAAGAAGTTCTTGATGGTCGCCCTGGGCGGCACGGTCGCTGGCGTGGTCGCCACGACCCAGATCGCGGCCCCCCTGCTTGCGCAGGAAGCGGCCAAGACCGAAAACGTCTACGAGCAACTGGACCTGTTCGGTGACATCTTCGAACGTATTCGCGCACAGTACGTGGAGGAAGTGGACAGCAGCGACCTGATCGAAGCGGCCATCAACGGCATGCTCACGTCGCTTGATCCGCATTCGAGCTACCTCTCTCCGAAGGATGCCCTCAAGATGCGGGAGCAGACCCGCGGCGAGTTCGGCGGTCTCGGGATCGAGGTCACGCAGGAGGATGGTTTCGTCAAGGTGGTCTCGCCCATCGACGGTACCCCTGCCGACGAGGCCGGGGTCGAAGCCGGAGACTTCATCACGCACGTCGACGGCGAAAGCCTGCTAGGTCTCGCGCTGGATGATGCGGTCGAGCTGATGCGCGGGCCCGTCGGATCGGAGATCGTGATCACGGTGGTGCGCGAAGGCGAACAGGAGCCGTTCGACGTTTCCATCGTCCGGGACACCATCGAACTGACGGTCGTGCGGTCCCGGATCGAGGGCGACACGGTTGTGCTGAGGCTTTCGACTTTCAACGAGCAAACTTATCCGAAGATGAAGGAAGCCATCGAGGAGCAGGTGGAGAAAGCCGGCGGCATCGAGAACGTGAACGGCTTCGTGATCGATCTGCGCAACAATCCCGGCGGGCTTCTGAACCAGGCCATTGCCGTGTCCGACGCATTTCTCGAAGAGGGCGAGATCGTCAGCACGCGGGGCCGGGATGCCGACGATGGCGACAGGGTCAACGCGACGCCCGGCGATCTGAGCATGGGCAAGCCACTGGTGGTGCTGATCAACGGCGGGTCCGCCTCTGCATCCGAGATCGTGGCCGGCGCGCTTCAGGATCACCGCCGCGCCGTGGTTATCGGCACAAAGAGTTTCGGCAAGGGGTCGGTGCAGACGGTCATGCCGCTGCGGGGCGATGGCGCGATGCGCCTGACGACCGCGCGGTATTATACCCCTTCTGGCCGGTCCATTCAGGCCCTTGGCGTCTCGCCCGACATCATCGTGGCCCAACCCCCGATCCGGCCTGAATCCGAAGAGGAGGAGGACACACCGCGCCGCCTGCTTCGGTCCGAGGCGGACCTGCGCGGCAGCCTGAACAACGACAGCCTGACCGAGGACCAGATCAAGCAGATCGAGGAAGACCGCGCCAAGGCCGAGAAATCCGCCGAACTCCGGGACGAGGATTACCAGCTGGCTTATGCCATCGACATTCTGAAGGGCCTGTCGGCGCTCGGTCCGAACGACTGA
- the ilvD gene encoding dihydroxy-acid dehydratase has protein sequence MSSNQRFDKSKLPSRHVTEGPARAPHRSYYYAMGMTDEEIHQPLVGVATCWNEAAPCNIALNRQAQAVKLGVKAEQGTPREFTTITVTDGIAMGHEGMRSSLASREAIADTVELTMRGHCYDAIVGLAGCDKSLPGMMMAMLRLNVPSVFLYGGSILPGKVPSGAKVPESFASRDLTVQDMFEAVGNFQNGTMTEAELEILERVACPSAGACGGQFTANTMACVSEAIGLALPNSSGMPAPYESRDEYGKASGAAVMNLIEKNIRARDICTRQAFENAARIVACTGGSTNAGLHLPAMAHEAGIEFYLDDVCEIFRDTPYFVDMKPGGSHVAKDLYEAGGVPVVMNELRKAGLIHEDCMTATGYSMGEVLDQVTREADGKVIHSVANPISKTGGVVGLKGNLAPEGAIVKIAGMGEDDIVFTGPALVFECEQDAFEAVQNRTYSEGDVFVIRNEGPAGGPGMREMLATTAALSGQGMGKKVALITDGRFSGATRGFCVGHVGPEAAHGGPIALLENGDKITINAIEGTISVDLTDEELAQRKAKWKGPRPTNYASGALWKYAQLVGPTYLGAVTHPGAKAETHEYMEL, from the coding sequence ATGTCCAGCAACCAGCGCTTTGACAAATCCAAACTGCCGAGCCGCCACGTGACCGAAGGGCCGGCGCGCGCGCCACACCGGTCCTACTACTACGCCATGGGCATGACGGACGAGGAGATCCATCAGCCGCTGGTCGGTGTCGCGACCTGCTGGAACGAGGCAGCCCCCTGCAACATCGCGCTGAACCGCCAGGCACAGGCCGTCAAGCTGGGCGTGAAGGCCGAACAGGGCACGCCGCGCGAGTTCACCACCATCACGGTGACCGACGGTATCGCCATGGGTCACGAGGGCATGCGGTCCTCTCTCGCCTCCCGCGAGGCGATTGCCGATACCGTGGAACTGACCATGCGCGGCCATTGCTACGACGCGATCGTCGGCCTCGCGGGGTGTGACAAGTCGCTGCCCGGCATGATGATGGCCATGCTGCGTCTGAACGTGCCGTCGGTGTTCCTGTACGGGGGGTCGATCCTGCCGGGCAAGGTGCCCAGCGGGGCAAAGGTGCCCGAAAGCTTCGCCTCGCGTGACCTGACGGTGCAGGACATGTTCGAGGCCGTCGGCAATTTCCAGAACGGCACCATGACCGAGGCCGAGCTGGAAATCCTCGAGCGGGTCGCCTGCCCTTCCGCCGGGGCTTGCGGTGGTCAGTTCACCGCCAACACCATGGCCTGCGTGTCCGAGGCGATCGGCCTTGCGCTGCCCAACTCCTCCGGCATGCCGGCGCCCTACGAGTCCCGCGACGAGTACGGCAAGGCATCCGGCGCGGCGGTGATGAACCTGATCGAGAAGAACATCCGGGCGCGCGACATCTGCACGCGTCAGGCCTTCGAGAACGCGGCACGCATCGTGGCCTGCACAGGGGGATCGACGAATGCCGGCCTTCACCTGCCCGCAATGGCCCACGAAGCGGGGATCGAATTCTACCTCGATGACGTCTGCGAGATCTTCCGCGACACACCCTATTTCGTCGACATGAAGCCCGGCGGCTCGCATGTGGCCAAAGACCTCTACGAGGCAGGCGGCGTTCCCGTCGTCATGAACGAGCTCCGCAAGGCCGGGCTGATCCACGAGGATTGCATGACCGCCACCGGCTACTCCATGGGCGAGGTGCTGGATCAGGTGACACGCGAGGCGGACGGCAAGGTGATCCATTCCGTCGCCAATCCGATCAGCAAGACCGGCGGCGTCGTGGGCCTCAAGGGCAACCTCGCCCCGGAAGGCGCCATCGTGAAGATCGCGGGAATGGGCGAGGACGACATCGTTTTCACCGGGCCGGCGCTGGTGTTCGAATGCGAGCAGGATGCCTTCGAGGCCGTCCAGAACCGGACCTATTCAGAGGGCGACGTGTTCGTGATCCGCAACGAGGGTCCGGCCGGCGGCCCCGGCATGCGCGAGATGCTTGCCACCACCGCAGCCCTGTCCGGACAGGGCATGGGCAAGAAAGTGGCCCTGATCACCGATGGCCGTTTCTCGGGCGCCACGCGGGGCTTCTGCGTGGGTCACGTGGGACCGGAAGCGGCCCATGGCGGACCGATTGCGTTGCTCGAGAACGGCGACAAGATCACCATCAACGCCATCGAGGGGACGATCTCCGTCGATCTGACCGACGAGGAACTGGCACAGCGCAAGGCCAAGTGGAAAGGCCCGAGGCCGACGAACTACGCGTCCGGCGCGCTGTGGAAATATGCGCAGCTGGTGGGGCCGACCTACCTCGGGGCGGTGACGCACCCGGGGGCCAAGGCGGAAACCCATGAATACATGGAGCTTTAA
- a CDS encoding RidA family protein, whose product MMQRQAVNPSDWSVKLGYNQAELIGGMTRQFICSGQTSVDDAGNLRHEGDMRAQIGLALDNLETVVKGAGMTLANVIRLGIYATDVDAALQNFDLLGARFGGHDVAPPMTLLGVTRLALPGMLFEIEATAAD is encoded by the coding sequence ATGATGCAACGACAGGCCGTGAACCCCAGCGATTGGTCGGTGAAACTGGGATACAATCAAGCAGAACTGATCGGGGGCATGACCCGCCAGTTTATCTGTTCGGGTCAGACCTCTGTGGACGACGCCGGAAACCTCCGGCACGAGGGCGACATGCGGGCGCAGATCGGCCTCGCGCTCGACAATCTGGAAACGGTGGTGAAAGGGGCCGGGATGACGCTCGCCAACGTGATCCGATTGGGCATCTATGCCACGGATGTCGATGCGGCGCTGCAGAACTTCGACCTGCTCGGGGCACGCTTCGGCGGCCATGACGTCGCGCCGCCGATGACCCTGCTGGGCGTCACGCGGCTAGCCCTTCCCGGCATGTTGTTCGAGATCGAGGCGACGGCAGCGGACTGA
- a CDS encoding DUF6478 family protein: MSKLGFGFLDGKVFSRNIQRWARAARLAGKTELPQLRRQRNRARMLKFHLDKLIHTADERLALPMIGSTSFPKPHNADWAWRPELWRGPLSTPGLSSVQTKSLLGNEVTLFHDCDYSELTLRQLRNLREADLAPYGLRLDVFKFDGSFLSLVIDLPEEGVIGLKRTHLLRMDAIVELEMPLEIFARLNIRHGPNTEQIVRELPLNEENHRVEFDLAYSNLNEKRVERAWVDVIFEGPQMNQVILRDLTFSRRPRAQL, encoded by the coding sequence ATGTCCAAACTCGGATTCGGCTTTCTGGATGGAAAGGTGTTCTCGCGCAATATCCAGCGCTGGGCGCGCGCGGCGCGGCTTGCCGGCAAGACGGAACTGCCGCAACTGCGCCGCCAACGGAACCGGGCGCGGATGCTGAAATTCCACCTCGACAAGCTGATCCATACCGCGGACGAGCGACTGGCACTGCCGATGATCGGCTCGACCAGCTTTCCCAAGCCGCACAATGCCGACTGGGCGTGGCGACCGGAGCTTTGGCGCGGGCCGCTTTCGACGCCGGGATTGAGTTCGGTACAGACAAAGAGCCTGCTCGGGAACGAGGTCACGCTGTTTCATGATTGCGACTATTCAGAACTGACCCTGCGACAGCTGCGCAACCTGCGGGAGGCGGACCTGGCCCCCTATGGCCTGCGGCTGGACGTCTTCAAGTTCGACGGATCGTTCCTGTCGCTGGTCATCGACCTGCCCGAGGAAGGCGTGATCGGGCTGAAGCGCACCCATCTTCTGCGCATGGACGCCATCGTCGAACTGGAGATGCCGCTGGAGATCTTTGCCCGGCTGAACATCCGGCACGGGCCGAACACCGAACAGATCGTCCGCGAACTGCCGCTGAACGAGGAAAACCACCGCGTCGAATTCGACCTGGCCTATTCCAATCTGAACGAGAAGCGGGTGGAACGGGCGTGGGTCGACGTGATCTTCGAAGGACCGCAGATGAATCAGGTGATCCTGCGCGACCTCACGTTCTCCCGCCGCCCCCGCGCGCAGCTTTGA
- a CDS encoding murein hydrolase activator EnvC family protein: MMRILALLLLVWPLGGLAQTAAMTEARAAAKELEAAAGMLDKAEGARDRVQALTETIQAFEKGLGAMRDGLRQAAINEAQLSKKLQSRDGEVAQLFGVLQTIGGTPSPTAFLHPDGPVGTARAGMLLAELTPALNRQADALRRDLEDVKTLRLLQVDAAERLQDGLTQVQAARTALNQAMANRTDLPTRFTADPVRTAILIASTETLDGFASGLSEIVTDEVEPAPVTLQGQIGDLDLPVQGVVLRRAGQADAAGVERPGIIMATRARAIVTSPTAATIRYTGPLLDFGNVVILEPEARTLFVFAGLDVVYGEAGQVIAGGTPIGLMGERPSPDPAESGARLSPDRDGSGTDRTETLYIEVRRDNIPQDPEGWFRTEKDE, from the coding sequence ATGATGCGGATCCTTGCCCTTCTGCTGCTGGTGTGGCCGCTTGGCGGTCTGGCGCAGACCGCTGCGATGACGGAGGCGCGCGCGGCAGCAAAGGAGCTCGAGGCCGCCGCGGGGATGCTGGACAAGGCGGAAGGGGCGCGTGACCGGGTACAGGCGCTGACCGAAACGATTCAGGCCTTCGAGAAGGGGCTGGGCGCCATGCGCGACGGTCTTCGCCAGGCGGCCATCAACGAAGCGCAGCTGTCGAAAAAGCTTCAATCCCGCGACGGTGAGGTTGCGCAGCTGTTCGGCGTCCTGCAAACCATCGGAGGCACCCCATCGCCCACGGCCTTCCTGCATCCCGATGGTCCGGTGGGGACCGCGCGCGCCGGGATGCTGCTGGCCGAGCTGACCCCGGCATTGAACCGCCAGGCCGATGCCCTGCGCCGCGACCTCGAGGACGTGAAGACCCTGCGCCTGTTGCAGGTCGATGCCGCGGAACGTCTTCAGGACGGGCTGACCCAGGTGCAGGCGGCGCGGACCGCCCTGAACCAGGCGATGGCCAACCGCACAGACCTGCCGACGCGGTTCACGGCCGATCCTGTACGAACCGCGATCCTCATCGCGTCCACCGAAACGCTGGACGGGTTCGCTTCGGGTCTGTCCGAAATCGTGACGGACGAGGTCGAACCGGCGCCCGTCACCCTGCAGGGCCAGATCGGCGATCTGGATCTTCCGGTGCAGGGAGTGGTCCTGCGGCGGGCCGGGCAGGCCGACGCCGCAGGCGTGGAGCGCCCCGGAATCATCATGGCCACACGGGCCCGCGCGATCGTCACCAGCCCCACCGCGGCGACCATCCGCTACACCGGCCCGCTTCTCGACTTCGGCAACGTCGTGATTCTCGAACCCGAGGCACGCACGCTCTTCGTTTTCGCGGGCCTCGATGTGGTCTACGGTGAGGCGGGACAGGTCATCGCGGGCGGCACGCCGATCGGTCTGATGGGAGAAAGACCATCGCCGGACCCGGCAGAAAGCGGCGCGAGATTGTCACCTGATCGTGATGGCTCTGGCACTGACCGCACAGAAACGCTCTATATAGAAGTAAGAAGAGACAACATTCCACAGGACCCAGAAGGGTGGTTCCGGACCGAGAAGGATGAATAG
- a CDS encoding ABC transporter transmembrane domain-containing protein, which yields MEPSIFSFIWKFSRRDQLYLLAFTLFTFPFLYATLELPKRIINDAIGAESDTVRVFGFEITQVQFLLALCFAYLAAVIVHGLLKMRLNTMKGVLAERLLRRFRYQLISRMMLFPRSYFRKTSQGELVSMVTSEAEPMGGLMGDFIAQPVFQAGQMLIIVIFLFLQSFWFGLAGVALIPLQAWIIPMLQRQINELNKVRIKEVRQFSAEIGETAAGIGDLRTNGGWRYRLSAFTDRLGRLFDVRFRIYQKKFFMKFLNNFITQLTPFFFYAVGGYLAIQGQITVGALVAALAAYKDLSSPWKELLTYYNQTQDMAVRWEVVLERFNPPKMIDERLFTGTPEEIPHLRGDIEFDRVTLRDEDGSTVLQDLSFTMPAGSRVAVEVKNQSERMALADLLTREVLPTRGQIRMAGHDLTELHQSVIAARVGYAGAQPYLFQGTVGNNLLMPLMTRPATVLWDPKKLDRATIEARRSGNSADSTKAEWLDPTVADLRTREEVFDFWYKITSALGTADVIFLSMLDSRMDPDKHPELARRIVGLRDEVHQRLKADGLDKAIHRFDPEVFNPAVPLGGNLMFAAPRRVISQKGLVEEGGFLSMIIDQGLAEQGIAISQTLIETLHDTFGRDGTDHPLFTALGIEETLYDQLVDIAQRRRDKGDAALTAEEFALLLTVPFAFTAEQIGPGFPESFKREILSIRKSRGAQLREQANDLFIEIAPENYLPRLTILENVIYGRFSGMAGLQADLVRDAVVEVMEAHDLKQMVSVNLFDVPTDIGGPNLPAQFQERAAFGRAVIKQPDVLVFNQVLAGADAETQKQISDRLSDLLPHTTQIFLNDSFADVEAYDMHVEIHHGRLNGTSETEETEINEDASDDLRRKLRIIARNGLFSTLDPRQQRLLAFAAQWYSADKGQVIFSTGERADAAYLCLSGKAEIVLTGEDGTNHHVADVEPGRLMGDLSIILDEPRQMNLVATEPCQFLRIGADQFRSVLESDKTLLLTQLRTVAGHLTGAAEILRAAGLDVPREYGPPTPPALAGESPQ from the coding sequence ATGGAACCCAGCATTTTCTCGTTCATCTGGAAGTTTTCCCGCCGTGATCAGCTCTATCTGCTGGCCTTTACGCTTTTCACATTTCCGTTTCTCTACGCCACGCTTGAACTGCCAAAGCGCATCATCAACGATGCCATCGGCGCCGAGAGCGACACCGTCCGCGTCTTCGGTTTCGAAATCACGCAGGTTCAGTTTCTGCTGGCGCTGTGCTTTGCCTATCTCGCCGCGGTGATCGTGCATGGCCTGCTCAAGATGCGGCTCAACACGATGAAAGGTGTCTTGGCCGAGCGTCTGCTGAGACGCTTCCGCTACCAGCTCATCAGCCGCATGATGCTGTTTCCGCGCAGCTATTTCCGCAAGACATCGCAGGGCGAGCTTGTCAGCATGGTCACGTCCGAAGCGGAGCCGATGGGCGGCCTGATGGGTGACTTCATCGCCCAGCCGGTCTTCCAGGCGGGGCAGATGCTGATCATCGTGATCTTTCTCTTCCTGCAGAGTTTCTGGTTCGGATTGGCGGGGGTGGCCCTGATCCCGCTACAGGCCTGGATCATCCCGATGCTGCAGAGGCAGATCAACGAACTGAACAAGGTCCGGATCAAGGAAGTGCGCCAGTTCTCGGCCGAGATCGGCGAAACGGCGGCGGGCATCGGTGATCTGCGCACCAACGGCGGCTGGCGGTACCGGCTGTCGGCCTTCACCGATCGTCTGGGCCGTCTTTTCGACGTGCGCTTCCGCATCTACCAAAAGAAATTCTTCATGAAGTTCCTCAACAACTTCATCACCCAGCTCACGCCCTTTTTCTTCTATGCCGTCGGCGGCTATCTGGCGATACAGGGGCAGATCACGGTCGGCGCGCTGGTCGCGGCGCTTGCGGCCTACAAGGACCTTTCCAGTCCCTGGAAGGAACTGCTCACCTACTACAACCAGACGCAGGACATGGCCGTCCGCTGGGAAGTCGTTCTCGAACGGTTCAACCCGCCGAAAATGATCGACGAGCGGCTGTTCACCGGCACACCCGAAGAGATCCCGCATCTGCGCGGAGACATCGAGTTCGACAGGGTCACCCTGCGCGACGAGGATGGATCGACCGTGTTGCAGGATCTCAGTTTTACCATGCCCGCCGGCAGTCGCGTGGCGGTCGAGGTCAAGAACCAGTCCGAGCGGATGGCGCTGGCCGACCTTCTCACGCGGGAGGTCCTGCCGACGCGCGGACAGATCAGGATGGCGGGTCACGATCTGACGGAGTTGCACCAATCGGTCATCGCCGCGCGGGTCGGCTATGCCGGGGCGCAGCCCTACCTGTTCCAGGGGACGGTCGGGAACAACCTGCTGATGCCGCTGATGACCCGGCCCGCCACGGTTCTGTGGGATCCCAAGAAGCTCGACCGGGCCACGATAGAGGCACGGCGCTCCGGCAACAGCGCCGACAGTACCAAGGCGGAATGGCTCGACCCTACCGTGGCGGATCTAAGGACCCGCGAAGAGGTTTTCGATTTCTGGTACAAGATCACCTCGGCGCTGGGTACGGCGGACGTCATCTTTCTCAGCATGCTGGATTCCCGGATGGATCCGGACAAGCATCCCGAGCTTGCCCGCCGTATCGTGGGGTTGCGTGACGAGGTCCACCAGCGTCTCAAGGCCGATGGGCTGGACAAGGCGATTCACCGTTTCGACCCGGAGGTGTTCAACCCCGCCGTGCCGCTGGGGGGAAACCTGATGTTCGCCGCGCCGCGCCGGGTGATCAGCCAGAAGGGACTGGTGGAGGAAGGCGGGTTCCTGAGCATGATCATAGATCAGGGACTGGCCGAGCAGGGCATCGCGATTTCCCAGACACTGATCGAAACCCTGCACGACACGTTCGGTCGGGACGGAACGGATCATCCGCTATTCACCGCGCTCGGGATCGAGGAGACACTCTACGATCAACTGGTGGATATCGCCCAGCGCCGGCGGGACAAGGGCGATGCCGCCCTCACGGCCGAAGAATTCGCGCTGTTGCTGACGGTTCCCTTCGCCTTTACCGCCGAGCAGATCGGGCCCGGTTTTCCGGAGAGCTTCAAGCGCGAGATTCTCTCCATCCGCAAGTCACGCGGGGCGCAGCTTCGAGAACAGGCGAACGATCTGTTCATCGAGATCGCGCCGGAAAACTACCTTCCGCGGCTGACCATCCTGGAAAATGTGATCTACGGCCGGTTCTCGGGTATGGCCGGACTGCAGGCGGACCTCGTGCGCGATGCGGTGGTCGAGGTGATGGAGGCGCATGACCTCAAGCAGATGGTATCGGTGAACCTGTTCGACGTGCCGACCGACATCGGCGGGCCGAACCTGCCCGCCCAATTTCAGGAACGGGCCGCCTTCGGCCGTGCCGTGATCAAGCAGCCGGACGTGCTGGTTTTCAATCAGGTTCTCGCCGGGGCGGACGCGGAAACGCAGAAACAGATCAGCGACCGGCTGAGCGACCTGCTGCCCCATACCACCCAGATCTTCCTGAACGACAGCTTCGCGGATGTCGAAGCCTACGACATGCATGTGGAAATTCATCACGGCCGCCTCAACGGCACATCGGAGACCGAGGAGACCGAGATCAACGAGGATGCGTCGGACGACCTGAGGCGCAAGTTGCGGATCATCGCGCGCAATGGCCTGTTCAGTACGCTGGATCCAAGACAACAGCGCCTGCTGGCTTTCGCGGCCCAATGGTACAGCGCCGACAAGGGGCAGGTGATCTTCTCGACCGGAGAGCGGGCGGATGCGGCCTATCTGTGTCTTTCCGGCAAGGCGGAAATCGTCTTGACCGGCGAGGACGGCACGAACCACCATGTCGCGGACGTGGAGCCCGGCCGCCTTATGGGTGACCTGTCGATCATCCTCGACGAACCTCGGCAGATGAACCTCGTGGCGACGGAACCCTGCCAGTTCCTGCGCATCGGTGCCGACCAGTTCCGGTCGGTGCTGGAAAGCGACAAGACCCTCCTGCTGACCCAGTTGCGCACCGTTGCCGGGCATTTGACCGGCGCGGCGGAGATCTTGCGCGCCGCAGGTCTCGACGTGCCGCGCGAATACGGCCCCCCGACGCCACCCGCACTGGCGGGGGAATCGCCACAATGA
- the gpmI gene encoding 2,3-bisphosphoglycerate-independent phosphoglycerate mutase — protein sequence MTSPKPVVLCILDGWGLREEREGNAPALARTPTYDRIMSGCPNATLITHGPDVGLPSGQMGNSEVGHTNIGAGRVVAMDLGQIDLAIEKGDFSKNPPLLDFIAAMKKTGGTAHVMGVVSDGGVHGHVTHMIAAAGALCAAGVPVMIHALTDGRDVAPRSALTYFETLIAHLPQGARIGTVTGRYYAMDRDNRWDRVQAAFDAITRGKGAQAESSQAAVEAAYDNGTDDEFILPTIIGDYAGASDGDGFFCLNFRADRAREIMAAIADPAFDAFKTGARPDWAACMGMAKYSDAHAAYLTTMYHKPELPNTLGAWVAQHGKRQFRLAETEKYPHVTFFLNGGEEAVSQGEDRYMPKSPDVATYDQKPEMSADEVTDRFVQAIEDGYDLIVVNYANPDMVGHTGDLDAAIAACEAVDAGLARVMEALQAAGGAMILTADHGNCETMIDPETGGAHTAHTLNPVPVAVIGAQPDAHVSDGRLADLAPTVLDLMGLPQPEEMTGKSLLS from the coding sequence ATGACCAGCCCTAAACCCGTGGTTCTGTGTATCCTCGACGGTTGGGGTTTGCGCGAGGAACGCGAGGGCAACGCGCCGGCCCTGGCACGGACGCCGACCTATGATCGCATCATGTCCGGCTGCCCGAATGCCACGCTGATTACCCATGGCCCCGACGTCGGGCTGCCAAGCGGCCAGATGGGCAATTCGGAGGTCGGCCATACGAATATCGGCGCGGGCCGGGTGGTGGCGATGGATCTCGGCCAGATCGACCTTGCGATCGAAAAGGGGGACTTTTCCAAGAACCCGCCACTGCTCGATTTCATCGCCGCGATGAAGAAGACCGGCGGCACGGCCCATGTCATGGGCGTGGTGTCGGATGGTGGCGTGCACGGCCACGTGACCCATATGATCGCGGCGGCGGGTGCGCTTTGCGCGGCCGGTGTTCCGGTGATGATCCACGCCTTGACCGACGGACGGGACGTTGCGCCGCGGTCGGCGCTGACCTACTTCGAAACCCTGATCGCGCACCTGCCGCAGGGTGCGCGCATCGGGACGGTCACGGGCCGCTACTACGCCATGGACAGGGATAACCGCTGGGATCGGGTGCAGGCTGCCTTTGACGCGATCACGCGCGGAAAGGGCGCCCAAGCGGAAAGCTCGCAGGCAGCGGTCGAGGCAGCCTACGACAACGGTACCGACGACGAGTTCATCCTGCCCACGATCATCGGCGACTACGCAGGGGCCTCGGACGGTGACGGGTTCTTCTGCCTGAACTTCCGCGCAGACCGTGCGCGCGAGATCATGGCGGCCATTGCCGATCCCGCGTTCGACGCGTTCAAGACGGGCGCGCGGCCCGACTGGGCGGCTTGCATGGGCATGGCAAAATATTCCGATGCGCACGCAGCCTACTTGACGACGATGTATCACAAGCCCGAGCTGCCCAACACGCTGGGTGCCTGGGTCGCGCAGCATGGCAAGCGCCAGTTCCGCCTGGCCGAGACGGAGAAATACCCCCACGTGACATTCTTCCTCAACGGCGGCGAGGAAGCGGTCTCGCAGGGCGAGGACCGGTACATGCCGAAATCTCCGGACGTGGCGACCTATGACCAGAAGCCCGAGATGTCGGCCGACGAAGTGACGGATCGGTTCGTGCAGGCGATCGAGGATGGCTATGACCTGATCGTGGTGAACTACGCCAATCCCGACATGGTCGGCCACACCGGCGATCTGGACGCTGCAATCGCCGCCTGCGAAGCCGTGGACGCGGGCCTTGCGCGCGTGATGGAGGCTTTGCAGGCTGCGGGCGGCGCGATGATCCTGACGGCGGATCACGGCAACTGCGAAACCATGATCGACCCCGAAACCGGCGGCGCTCACACGGCGCACACGCTGAACCCGGTGCCCGTCGCGGTGATCGGCGCGCAACCCGATGCGCATGTGTCCGATGGCCGCCTTGCTGATCTGGCCCCGACGGTGCTCGACCTCATGGGGCTGCCGCAGCCCGAGGAAATGACCGGGAAAAGCCTGTTGTCATGA
- a CDS encoding helix-turn-helix transcriptional regulator — translation MTARARQENIVRSLRRSGATTVDALAAEVGASRRTVLRDLCALRDEGFVIHSDVGRGGGLRLDPRSMQTTARLSVPEVFALLISVASMRAAGRLPFSALADSGLARIERALPADKLRDLRQFLDCLHVGKLSPLQDLTDMGPMDPGLLPAFETAFLERRLIRFDYRDAKGNATRRQVEPQAMLILPPLWYLVAWDPTREDFRHFRMDRIGGPEAIEGTRFDRRRVPFEDDVCPYRELAR, via the coding sequence ATGACAGCCCGAGCCAGACAGGAAAACATCGTCCGCAGTTTGCGGCGCAGTGGCGCGACAACCGTGGATGCACTGGCTGCGGAGGTCGGTGCCTCCCGCCGGACCGTGCTGCGCGACCTGTGTGCCTTGCGGGACGAGGGATTCGTCATTCATTCGGATGTGGGGCGCGGTGGCGGGCTGCGGCTTGACCCCCGGTCGATGCAGACCACCGCACGGCTTTCCGTGCCCGAGGTGTTCGCCCTGCTGATCAGCGTCGCGTCGATGCGGGCGGCGGGACGTCTGCCGTTCTCGGCACTGGCCGACTCGGGCCTTGCCCGGATCGAAAGAGCATTGCCGGCGGACAAGCTGCGCGACTTGCGCCAGTTTCTCGATTGTCTGCATGTGGGCAAGCTGTCCCCTCTGCAGGATCTGACCGACATGGGGCCGATGGACCCCGGGTTGCTGCCGGCTTTCGAGACCGCCTTTCTGGAACGGCGGCTGATCCGGTTCGACTACCGTGACGCCAAGGGCAACGCGACCCGGCGACAGGTGGAGCCTCAGGCCATGTTGATCCTGCCGCCGCTTTGGTACCTGGTGGCATGGGATCCGACGCGCGAGGATTTCCGCCATTTCCGCATGGACCGCATCGGCGGTCCGGAGGCCATCGAGGGCACGCGGTTCGACCGCCGCCGTGTGCCGTTCGAGGACGATGTCTGCCCCTATCGGGAGCTGGCGCGATAG